Genomic segment of Vicugna pacos unplaced genomic scaffold, VicPac4 scaffold_20, whole genome shotgun sequence:
ctgtgtgctaaacaagtatgtggaattatttccattttgcttttagacttactacagcttaacgtattcactgcactgatacagagtaatttttctaatgaataaaaatgataatgtacaaccttgttaaagattctttaatttcaccatcaccagatttatgaacatttaggcctatgtgtcaggccccgtttcttaccagctttttcaccaacaccttacattgaggttatattgcattacccagaggtcaggaaatgttctttcacacatccacatctttattaggtcctgtgtcctctgaggagaaacattctccccactttcacatccttccattttacagcctaaccactaatccttctctaaacaccttctaatgctttccaacctcaccagctaccctaggattttaacttctctcttctgcaactgtcctccactgtatatagtatccaatattcaagtgaagtatgagtcctcatttacaggtctgtggcctctctagattacaaagtatttggattcagtaaccttgtccttttatcacttttgctgctagagttcctttcataggacctgatacatagtaaccacacaataaatacttcctgaatgaataaatgaatgaatgaatgaataaccaaggcaatcttcacagccaaggcttccccaacccagctcagtattctttctgttatatcaaagagactctgccccatgaaacaatagaccctgcacattttaacaaatgtatacaattattaggaactattattagaacagagactagcactactgttctcatagttatgtcacataagtagtgtattaaagctcgttctgatttcttgtttatacagatcagctatgtctgtcaccagtttaaatgttagtaatttagaaaacaaaagttattgatttatctactcatcagaaatcattacaacagatctatttacatacctcttttgtcagtttatataccaactggaaaagaaggggtgtacagtcaactctgagagtataattgcctgcaaaataaataagagagaattttaatacctccaaatggactacaaacctgtatttaattctaactttattttctaattataaacaatatataacagatttcaaattcaaggcatcattcctggagaattaaaaatagggtggaccttacagattattatattcagtgaagtatgtcagacagagaaaggtaaatatcacattctatcacttatatgtggaatgtaaacaaacaaaaaaatgatacaaatgaacttatttacaaaccagaaatagactcatgacatagaaatgaaactatggttacccaaggggaaagggggaagggaagagatatgttaggagttcaggattaacagatatacactattatatatgaaacagataaccaacaaggacctactgtatagtacagggaattatattcagtaacttataataacctataatggaaaagaatctaaaaacaatgtatatgtatatgtatatttatatgtatatttatataactgagtaactttgctgtacacctgaaactaatattacaaatcaaatgtacttcagtaaaaagaaataaataaaattttagaatagatagataggtagggagataaatagacagacaggcagacagtctggctaaaactaaaacacaaggtggaaataactcttcaggagccagagagggtgcagcacacactcaggataggagactgcagaggcagactctgctgctaaggctgcagctcctgcagtaaaagGGTCATTGCTTattacggcagcagtacctaggggtctttggcaaaggaagtggtaaggccataatgttcatgtttttattcattcattcaattcaatatgaagactttagactagagcatgtcagtaactaacatgtgtcctgtgacacttacctagaaataaccataatacgatgaaagcctacagatgcacatgccacatgtcagggtcaaaaggaagtttgtagtgggtgcttatttcagagttgttccaatacatacaggaactatttctgtatgaaatattttagcccaacttttaaaaatagctccacaggaagaatgtcaaaagtactaaagttttaagtagtaatccaagataggcaaatggtaaatatactaaagaaattaggatcaatagcttagttatgaatcatattgattcatttgaatcataataatgttctctctggtaaaatggagaaatggaggtattattgaggcatctcatagaaagaggataatcctagtttatgagttggagttgatagacttaaatactggtatactatttcatgacaatctgaaataaaatttaccttctgtgtatgagtctgcattgatatatgcaacctctctctcctggagtgttttcacattctcctgtagttgaagcaaagcagtcacttaactcacagcgtttacaattttggaaatacaagcaaaacaaattaattcagtaaaagagtggtttgcagataccattataaatcaaacacctatgcttttgaccataattttaagaaaatgctattaactggttgataatattaatgcaattaaaacaagaaagaaaaatattagtgatgctgtagccgctgttcatagcaacagcagggagacccagaggaaaactgcccctgatcccctgcaccataatatgaagggggaaggctcggagatgctcagcctcaccctggatctactggaagaggactgctcaaagtaaggcctggaaatctgtacttttaaaaggtgtctctggaaatccttacagacattaaagtatgagatcccttgatgttggggatccaagtaactttaccatattaaaagtgaggaagttggaaatttgatttatcaagaattttttgaaagagaagatattgatgaaaaagaaaaatataggaggggaggatagagaaaaaaactagagggagagaagagtggctattaggacaaagacaagacatttctcacacatacatgcacacacgcacacacattctagaaaaatacagcagaagaagactaatgccatcacacaacatgggaatatgcagagagaactcttttcttctctctgtttctctctctctctctagcttgctaccttataaaagcagttacagtaaaaacatttaaagctgtgagtggtcatcccacaaatgagaattttcacctctgcacttgaccacatgggatagatgacagctgattctgcggcagagtttccattatgacagagctacagtagaaataaaaaagattccttaattatatgtaaaggtaaatgtgctgctgaatatgatcaagaagctagtagaaaatgggaaacaatattcaaattgtcttttaactcacatgaatttaaattaatgcaaggcatattatcttgtatcttggatttattttatctgtattttaaggtgcttaaattataaaaagacacatgtatttctatatacatgtgttcacaagaaattacatatttctaaaagtaaatgaccttaatgaataagctctgattcatctaaataagtgtattatgaaatgcatgttcataacaacataataataagactttgccatataaatggaatcaaatgtgatacaagtaactgtgattttattcccatacttatttgattcatattattattttaaagtatgcagaaatgagtcagaaggaaagcattttaaaaaccattcacaataataagaaagatatgacattctttaaatcaattctataaaatttggactcataaatgatgaacaaaacagaggatagtcacaggaaagtgctttttggtgcgcctgcctttaaaaaaatacacaagcctaccttgaacatgtaagaacttagagttactggaaAGAGAgactaagggaagaagatgaaagaagggggtctatgagagacactttaaaataaagcattaagagccagtgacaaatgaaaattaatcataattgaattaaaaataaatccttgaaattttagagtaattcaatttacaaaatcattgtattacacttcccaaccaggcacttttgtaaaaggtaaaatatacctatggttacaatttagtgttgaatccataaaggagagactataatcagagtatagtcatctaaaaagagcatgttgttttcctggatagaagaaatccaaggaaactgtaaaaacttgaaaattaatgccaaggatctaaatcagattttcaataggataattcacttgtcagaagcagcttcctaggtttgactattttctgatcttacagattttacttacttatcacaaaaccaatataaatagaaactgaaatattttaaaaataatgaaaaaattggtttgtgcttagtaattaagaggttgttctgttttgccaaactgatgtaaaagcaaaaacaaactctatttcttaaattttcttgtttttatccaaattaaaacagtatcaggtaatggaacacatctgtgattaccctgagatacatgttgaccaagaagatatgtttactgtcttagttacctcagcccatttgtggaacccagaagtccaaatttttctgcatcccagctggcaaaaatggcagttcttctcagtcttcagcttgtaatcattgttaacatacatggttaggtacatatgcctataaacaaaggaaaattcactgaagtcactttctgtcatcacttgccatggaaacattatttacctctactaatcagttttccaaaattctggacaacttcttataaatcagcagttccactggttaggtcaatacctccaaatacccagaagtcctgatgatctcccagaataacacatctgtctggaaaggaaggcattcaaaagaatgacaacttagaatgtattataaagagcagtaatttatgtttttaaattaaacttcctcctgcttgagtttcctccatagaaaaccatcaaggtagtgtctccttttagaatttaccttttttccccacatttaattatatcacatcaaccaggaaaaaaatattaagagttgattaagatttaccttctcttactcctgtaatctttgtaaaaacaaaatgttttaagacattttaaaaaattcaccaactcaccaagtttcacagatcctcaggtagttctgattatatcataaatgcttgtgactttcttgaagttatgaacatgcattttaaccttcctagaatttcacaaagggaacaaattacttcacatagagcattatgtctaacaggttccttccaatgttttattataagtctcagaagtacagaaaactgtttaataggatgataaattcccatatgcccaccacctaaattcaatcattgttaatactgttgaactatttgcaagcgagttgtgcaaatcatgacagttgtctcctatgtatttaagaatgcaccttacggtgaaatcaaataaaaaaatcagtattttgtattttttctccctcatagctctattgttggtatttatttaaactccaaaattattactcaacatgaaaaagaatcttgttcttagcaatttttttttaaaaaaaaatgtgtatttgtccatttagagctcaaatcaattaagggatataagccccagttgcttttttttgatagtttgaccagggaagatttctgtttctgacttttctcttaaactgttactgaagctacatgctctgttttccttgtgtctgtatgtatctgtttataaatcacattttccattgtgtacctctagagggtattaatacatgagataataaagtctcctatgttaaaggaactctgttctaattgagttaaataaacactttttaaaaattcttataaaataaaactgaacttctaataccttaagagttctgaaattttaaaacaagcttcttacagaacttataaaatacttgcagaatccaaattcaaattgctaaggcaaatcattaatcaacaaggctcattcaaccattttagtttaataaaaaacagctatctcctctctgattcatcagtgtgaagtttccctttccctctacatttcaagccagtcaaactaaagttctgatcatgccatgctctttcccagccctgcacaagctgtcctctgcagctggcgtttactgcctgtcttgattccgtggaaaacttactgtttgtgtaaaattaagctcaatgagcacatgttctgtggtcatgcctccttaataccagaactgtctggggttagtaacagtaacgactatgatggtaagcgcacggggccatgtagcagttacgcgttcaccactgtgaccacttaaccctcccccacagaagtgaccagtgaacttcgctcctttcccccttctctcctactccttcccttaagttaacctaatattttgcatgtacagtgttttgacagttatctgaaacactgttttaaaccgtcagttgaaaagggaagacaaaatgttacacctggcccagaggaggagaggggtggggagtggctcagaggaagccgaacaggacgcgcggcctcggatcacaacacagcccctttccttcccaagtttcgcagccgggaaagcagaggcgtggggcccggaccgcttcggggccttcgtgggaggccgagggagggacggagacccgcgcagggctggggaggggcccgcagggactcaccgtctgtgcagcggctcctgacccacagctgggcgggcggcggtggcggtagaggctgcggtgccggctgaaggggtgaggcggcatcggcggcggtaccggctgaggcggcggccgctgcggtgccagctgagggggctgggagggcggcggtggcggttgaggctgcgatgccggctgaaggggctgagacggctgcgcggcggtaccggctgcggcggctgttccggctgagggggccgaagcGGCcccggctgcggtgccagctgagggggctgggcggtcggcggtgACGGTAGAGGCTGCTGTgacggctgaggcggctgttccggctgagggggccgaggcggcggcggctgcggtgccggctgaaggggctgaagcggcggcggttgcggtgccggctgaggggtctGAGGCGTCGGCAGCGGCTGCTGGAAAGACTTGTGGGACTCGAAGGCTTTCGCCTGgttttccagggtcgccatggcggcctcccgccccGCGTGTACAGCCCCCGGAGTCGCCGGCCCGACCAGCGGctccggtcagcagcggtggcagtgaacgaAGCTCGGGGCCACCAGCCggtgcggaccccaagcgcgcggccatcttggagccgtcccgacagtccccgcggccctgcgtcctgccacgctcggccggtggggcggggccgggccgcgggattgacagcgggaggcagcggcctccgccaatggctgcctcgctcgccccttgggctcaaagagccgccacggctgctggagttactgccgttcttcccggcgaggGACGGGGGGTACTAcacggggatcgggagggcggttcgggggcggggttgcaaggcacggcgaggagggtggggagggcgggtgacttgtgattgagggtctctctcggcgaggggcgtccccggatgacgcatagcatgtggcagggaggccgggcagtgggctgggagcccgagacccctgCAGGGCGCTTGCtcaccccgcggcgcgggcggagggccggctcgccggacagcctgctataatatgttgactgttacatatttggccttacccttgttagtagcctcaaatcactccttgttcaccttcaggatcattaccatagatatacttctgacaatcctcgtacttaactatgttccctcatgctacagggtcatacacatgctattctcactcttagaaataatcttttacagatcaatcccctactcccctcaagggatttgcctatctaattccaatcactctcattgctcagctaatttgtgaattcataaagcccattacattaacataattccttaacaccatgtaattctcctttatcacaattattaaagtatactttataataacataaaaactcttccatgcatgaaggttgatattcaacaattaagttcactgtatgaagttgtaagtacatatactgtatattatgaaaaatgttaaggaattacatactatagttaaattcattcatatttttttcatagaaatatggaaatatttattccaagttggatcatcactatatgtgtgtgtgtatatatgaatataactttcatccttcattcacattataagttgTGATAAAATATTGCcgacaattaacttttataccaaggaaggaaagaaggaaagaggaaggaaggaaggaaagaaggaaatggaggggttttagaactcttgagattgatacatattagataaaaactcagatctgtacatttttatatgataattattttcctgaaattatataaaaacgcataaagaaaactgaaagctaaatataaaattatttacaacccaaatttgaggttaatttatatcttcaattgatatgcatttttttaaatttaatattacactgttccattgctataatcaaattcataaacagaaaactatatatgatatataatcctctcaccatttataacatctctgaaagcatttttgaagtagaatattttatatttaaactttttatcattagaaaggctttgaatattttaacactattagatttaatttacttcatcgtattattttttccaatgcatgtgaaataatatcttatatggttttgattcattctttaagtagtttgttaatattgtgtaataagtgaattcatggaatattgttatagagttagacatttttatttgaagatgtcatcttttgtagtataataataaggccattattgtaggaatgtgaaggagttagacattgcttttagtaaaatcatcactctaacgggcatattggcaatagcagcatgcggttaagatcatgtcaattttttgtaaatctttaacaaattctgaaatcactctggttgcttgcaaatttataaaacacaattacttagtggaagaacaaggctgtagtcagtgcatgacaaaggaatgctgcttaataaataagtgagaagaattaagtttaattcaaggaaagcagcattcttaaaatattttgaattgattcgagaaacagagattttatgattatttagcagagtttatatagacatttatgtgtgtgtgtgtgtatccttcatctctgtatcaattcaaataagattttgccaaaaaaataaattttagagccaaaaataccaatcaaaaagaaagaaaagaagagggaaagaaagcaggaaggcaacttaacatcaaaaaatttcatcattatttacagtaaagatctatatcaactaaacatttgtattgtgacctccacattacactaaaacttatgccatttacctacaaatataagcttttacttgcttctacaataaataatacataaatttaatgaaactgcagctcaaaagacggaaatagcattagaaattcagtcatccagtgcagtagctaaagcatgggtatgacctgactctaagcaatcagagaacaaccaagaaaatgtgccaaactgttggatatccagatttgttcccagggcagggaaataggcatatcaagataagtaaaagaatataccatgtttaaagcttaattataatgcaaaatagatatatatctatatctatttcaaaatgttaaatttaaaattggaccagaaaaaaaaataaata
This window contains:
- the LOC140693951 gene encoding uncharacterized protein: MAARLGSAPAGGPELRSLPPLLTGAAGRAGDSGGCTRGAGGRHGDPGKPGESLRVPQVFPAAAADASDPSAGTATAAASAPSAGTAAAAASAPSAGTAASAVTAASTVTADRPAPSAGTAAGAASAPSAGTAAAAGTAAQPSQPLQPASQPQPPPPPSQPPQLAPQRPPPQPVPPPMPPHPFSRHRSLYRHRRPPSCGSGAAAQTEG